GTCGTTCCGGAGGATTTTGCAAACCAGCGTATTTCCGATGGCCAAAGCAGATTCTGTTCCCCAGCTCGCAAACGTTCTACATAAGGCTTAATTTCTTCGTATGTTTGGATAGGAACACGTTTTCGGAAATCTTCATAGTTACGGATAGAGGAATAATCATACTTTCTTCCCCATTCGGTTTGAGCGGCCTGACGTGTTAAGCGGTTTAACACACGATGTTGTATCTCACTAGCCTGGCTAGCATATAGGTCTATCTGTTTTAAACGGGAATCGAAAGTCTTACTAATAATTTTTGTAATATTCATTTCTGCTTTAACATAATAATGTTTAGTCATGCAAAAGTAACTTATTTATCTTTTTTTTCTATCTTTACCACGGAAATAATCGTTAAAAAGAGACGACTTTCATATAAATCCCGAGTTTTAGACTAAAATATGCGACAATGAGAATTGGAATCTTAACATCCGGCGGGGATTGTCCCGGTATCAATGCCACGATTCGTGGTGTGTGTAAAACTGCCATCAATTATTACGGGATGGAAGTGGTAGGTATTCACAGCGGTTTTCAGGGCCTGCTGACTAAAGATGTCGAATCTATTACAGATAAGTCGCTTTCCGGTTTGCTCAATCTGGGTGGAACGATGTTAGGAACCTCTCGTGAGAAGCCTTTTAAAAAAGGAGGTGTTGTCTCGGATGTTGACAAACCATCTTTAATTCTTCAGAATATCCGGGAATTGGGACTCGATTGTGTCGTTTGTATCGGTGGAAATGGTACACAAAAGACTGCGGCGAAGTTGGCTGCAATGGGAATTAATATCGTATCTGTTCCTAAAACCATTGATAATGATATTTGGGGCACAGATATTTCTTTCGGTTTCGACTCGGCAGTAACTATTGCTACCGATGCCATCGACCGTTTACATTCCACTGCAAGTTCTCACAAAAGGGTGATGGTGATTGAAGTGATGGGGCATAAGGCGGGTTGGATTGCTTTGTATTCCGGTATGGCAGGAGGAGGGGATGTGATTCTTGTCCCTGAAATTGCTTATGATATTAAAAATATTGGTAATACGATTCTGGAAAGGCTGAAAAAGGGCAAGCCTTATTCTATTGTAGTGGTAGCAGAAGGTATTAGGACAGACGGACGCAAACGCGCAGCTGAGTATATTGCACAGGAGATTGAATATGAGACTGGTATAGAAACCCGCGAAACAGTTCTGGGGTATATTCAGCGCGGTGGTTCGCCTACTCCTTTCGACCGCAATCTTTCTACCCGTATGGGCGGCCATGCGACAGAATTGATCGCCAAAGGTGAATTCGGGCGTATGGTAGCTTTAAAAGGGGACGATATTGCATCTATCCCTCTTGAAGAAGTTGCAGGAAAGCTGAAATTAGTTACGCAAGATCACGATTTAGTGATTCAGGGGCGTCGCATGGGGATTTGCTTTGGCTAGTTTTCCCGGCTTCCATCGTAGGTTGTACCGTAGAAATTTCATTATCGGAGGTGTTTTCTTCTAAAGCATTCTCCGGTTTTGTTTCGGGAATTACATTCAGTTCGGCTTCAAGTTCATTCTCAAGCTTGGTTGCCAATTCTGTATCAGAATTAGTTGCAAGTTCAACTTTCGATTCTGTTGTAGTTACTACATGTTGTGTTTTGATCTCTTCAACAGTTGACATAAATGCAGGGTCCTTTACTTTCTTTATAGCCATTTGGGCGGCATTCTGTTGAGATTCTTTTTTGGAATATCCCGTACCTGTTCCTGCCGGAAATCCTTCAATGCGTACTTCGGTTTGGAAAACAGGGTTGCTGTCGTGGTCAAGAAATTGCTCGATTAGCTCAAAGGAAACCTCCATCTTATTTTTTTGGCTCCACTCAATAAGTTTGGATTTGAAGTTAACCTCTTTTCGGGATATTTTATCCAGGTCGATATAGTGGTTGATGATCCGTTGTTCCATAAACTGTTTGCAGCGTTCATACCCCTGATCTAGGTAAATGGCTCCGATAAATGCCTCAAAAGCATTTCCGTACATATAACTGTTGTGGGAAGAAGAACGGGTGGAATACTTTATGAGTTTATCCAAACCGATTTCAACGGCTAACTTGTTCAAAGTCTCCCGCTGTACGATCTTAGAACGTGTGTTGGTCAGGAAACCTTCCCGTTTCCCTTCAAAACGTTTGTAGACAATATCTCCTACGATGGCGTCGAGGATGGCGTCACCTAAAAACTCTAGCCGTTCATTGTTGAGGGGACGTCCCTTGTCGGAGCGGACAGAAGTCGATTTGTGCAGGAGAGCCTGCTCATAAAGCTGGATATTGCGCGGGTAGAACCCGAGTATCCGGTAAAAACAAAGATAAGACTCTTTATCCTTGCGGAACAAGAGCCTTATCTTATCTATTTTGTTACGTAACACGATATTACTCTGCGTATTTCTTGAAGATAACACACGCATTGTGACCACCAAATCCAAATGTATTGGACAAAGCAACATTAACTTCGCGTTTTTGTGCTTTATTGAACGTGAAATTAAGGTTATAGTCGATATTTTCGTCGTTGTCACCTTCTTCGTGGTTGATAGTCGGAGGAACAATGCCGTTCTTGATAGCAAGGATACTTGCAATAGATTCTACCGCACCGGCAGCTCCCAGCAAGTGACCTGTCATTGATTTTGTTGAACTGATGTTCAACTCGAACGCATGATCACCGAATACTTCCTTGATTGCTTTTGCTTCTGAAATGTCACCAACCGGAGTAGATGTACCGTGTACATTGATATAATCTACTTCTTTCGGATCCATTTCCGCATCTTCCAGTGCATTTCTCATCACCAATTTCGCTCCCAGACCTTCCGGATGAGAAGCTGTCAGGTGATGTGCATCTGCAGACATACCTACGCCGGCAATTTCTGCATAGATTTTTGCACCGCGAGCTTTAGCGTGTTCCAGTTCTTCCAGGATCAGGCAACCGCCACCTTCGCCCATAATGAAACCATCACGGCTTGCGCTAAACGGACGCGAAGCTTTGGAAGCTTCGTCGTTGCGTGTTGACAGTGCGTGCATAGCGTTGAAACCGCCCACACCTGCCGGGAAGATAGCTGCTTCCGAACCACCGGATACAATTACGTTTGCTTTACCCAGACGAATCAGGTTGAAAGCATCTGCAATAGCGTTGGTTGAAGTAGCACATGCTGAACAAGTCGCGTAGTTAGGACCATGGAAACCATACATAATAGAAATCTGTCCGGCTGCAATATCCGAGATCATCTTTGGAATGAAGAACGGATTAAACTTCGGACCCATTTCCTGACGAGTGTAGTAATTACCTACCTCTTCTTCAAATGTATGTATACCACCAATACCGGCGCCGAAAATAACACCGATTTTGTTCAAGTCTTCTTTCTCGACGTCAAGACCGGAATCACTCACCGCTTCTTTGGCAACAGCGATGGCATATTGAGTATACAGGTCCATCTTTCTTGCTTCTTTGCGGTCTATGTATTTCGTTGCATCGAAGTTTTTCACTTCACATGCGAATTGGGTCTTGAATAATGACGCATCAAAATGAGTAATAGGCCCTGCTCCACTAACCCCGTTCACAAGGTTTTCCCAAAATTCGGGAACGCTGTTGCCAACGGGAGTAATGGCGCCAAGGCCTGTTACTACCACTCTTTTTAATTCCATATTGATGAAATCGAATTACTTAGCGTGTTCTTCGATATAAGATACAGCATCACCTACAGTACCAATCTTTTCTGCTTGGTCATCAGGAATAGAGATACCGAATTCTTTTTCGAATTCCATGATAAGTTCTACAGTGTCAAGAGAATCCGCTCCCAGGTCGTTAGTGAAGCTTGCTTCGGTTGTAACTTCTGATTCTTCTACGCCTAATTTATCAACGATAATTGCTTTTACTCTTGATGCAATTTCAGACATAACTTTAAGTTTTTAATTAATAATTAGTTTTATTTCTTTAAATTTGCGGTGCAAAGGAATGAATATTTATCGTTTTGCGCAAATATTTGACTAAATAAATGCAAAGTTTTGCACATTTTTCACTGTTTTGTGCATCGAGATTGAGGGTTATGAAGAAAAACATTGCAATTTTTGCTTCCGGTTCCGGTTCAAATGCTGAGAATATTATCCGGTTTTTCCAAAAAAACGATTCTGCTCAGGTTTCGTTGGTACTTTCTAATAAAAGTGATGCATGCGTTTTGGAACGTGCACATCGTTTAGGGGTGCCTTCTAACGTGTTTTCAAAGGAGGACTGGATAGCCGGAGATGAAATTTTGGCTATTTTGCAGGAGTATCATATCGACTTTGTTGTACTGGCTGGCTTTCTGGTTCGTGTGCCTGATTTACTTTTGCATGCTTATCCTAATAAAATCATAAATATACATCCTGCTCTTCTGCCGAAGTTTGGAGGCAAGGGAATGTATGGTGACCGGGTTCATGAAGCGGTAGTGGCTGCCGGTGAAAAGGAAAGCGGTATTACTATACATTATATAAATGAACATTATGACGAAGGAAATACAATCTTTCAAGCTACCTGTCCTGTTCTTCCGACAGATTCTCCGGATGATGTAGCCAAGAAAGTGCATGCTTTGGAATATGAACACTTCCCGCAAGTCATAGAACAAGTATTAAGAAATAAGTATTAGGTATTAAGTATTACTCCATGCAGATAATTGTTTGATGGAATTTTATGAAGTTCTCGGTCGCTACGGTTAATACCTAATACTTAATTAAATAAGCTGTCTCTTCTCGTCGCAAAGGATAATCCCCGCGTAAGGTTTCGAATTGTTCCGGTTGATTTTTCAATCGGGTGCTATCTTCGATTGGATTATACATCTGGAGGATTGCTTCTTCATGGTTTTTGGCATGTATAATAGGAGCGTCGGGTGCCGGTGCGTTTATTTTATAATCAGCTTCTATTTGGAAGAATTTGCAAATGGCATCCAATGACATGCGTGTGGCGTTTGCTTTTCCATCGGCAGAGTAACCCGCAATGTGGGGAGTACCAATAAATACCTTCTCTAATAACTCACGGTTAATTTCCGGTTCATGTTCCCATACATCGATGATGGCATCCGAAATGGTTCGGCTGTCCAAGGCCTTTAAAAGAGCATCAGTGTCAATGACCTCTCCTCGGGAGGTATTAATGATAACCGGTTTTCGTTTGAGTGACTGGAAAAAGTTCTCATCTGCCAGGTGGAAGGTTTTATATTTCCCTTCCTTATATAAAGGTACGTGAAAGGTAATGATATCACATTCTTCTGCTATTTTATTTAGTGAGGCGAACTGCTCTGTTCCTTCTTTTTCCTCCCGTGGCAAATCATTCAGTAAAACACGCATGCCAAAATCCCGGGCAACTTTAGCTATCTTACTCCCTACGTTTCCCACTCCTATGATTCCAATTGTCAGTTTGTTCAGCTTTTTGTTTCTGCAAGATTTCCACACCAGAAGCGATGACTGTATATATTGGGCGACAGAAGCAGAATTGCATCCCGGAGCATTTGCCCATTCTATGTCTGCTTGTTTGCAATACTCTGTATCAATATGATCGAAGCCTATGGTTGCTGTCGCTATGAATTTCACCCGACTACCTTTCAATAAATTCCGGTTGCAATGTGTGCGGGTACGGACAATAAGTGCGTCTGCATCCCGTACGAGCTCCGGAGTAAAATCTTTTCCCGGTACATAAACCACCTCGTCGGCTATTTTCTGAACCGCTTCTTTTATATAAGGTATTTTGTTGTCGATAATAATTTTCATATACAATTCATCTTTTATACTCACAAAGGTAACAAATAAAAAAGTAAGAAACGGTTGCTTGTCTGAAAAATATTACATAGATTTGTCCTATTATATATCTATTAGCTAGTTAAGATTATGACATTTAGTAACCTTTGCAACGAGATTTTTTGGAAATCGACAACAGATTACCATGTAACGGATAGTGTGGATGCTCCGATGAACAATCCTTACGAGTTGAAAACTATTGAGTATTATTTATATCTAAAGAACTGGATTGATGCTGTGCAATGGCATTTTGAGGATATTATCCGTGACCCGCAGATTGATCCGGTAGAAGCATTGACTTTGAAAAGAAGAATTGATAAATCAAATCAGGATCGTACAGACTTGGTGGAATTAATTGATAGCTACTTCTTAGACAAATACAAAGAAGTAAAACCTCTCTCTGACGCAACGATCAATACAGAAAGTCCTGCGTGGGCTATTGACCGCTTGTCAATTCTTGCATTGAAAATTTACCACATGCAGCAGGAAGTGGAGCGTACGGATACTACGGAGGAACACCGTGTCCAATGCCAGACTAAGCTGAATATCCTGCTGGAACAACGTAAAGACCTCTCTGCGGCTATTGAGCAGCTGTTGACTGATATCGAAGCCGGGAGAAAATATATGAAAGTATATAAACAGATGAAGATGTATAATGACCCGGCATTGAATCCGGTGCTTTATGCAAAAAAATAACGAATGGCGCGTATTCTCATTATTCGTTTTTCAGCTCTTGGCGATGTAGCCATGACAATACCGGTAATACATTCGTTGGCTGTGCAATATCCACAGCACGAAATAACAGTGTTAAGTCGTGCTGTATGGCAGCCGCTTTTTCAGGGGCTGCCTGCGAATGTGGGTTTTGTCGGAGCTGATTTAACAGGCAAACACAAGGGATTTTGGGGCTTGAATAGCCTCTATTCGGAGTTGAAAGCGATGCATTTTGATTACATAGCAGATTTTCATCATGTGCTTCGTTCCAAATATTTATGCCTGCGATTCCGTCTTGCCAATAAAACAGTAGCTTCCATTTGTAAAGGAAGGACCGGTAAAAAGAAACTGATTCGTCGTCACGATAAGGTGATGGAGAATCAGAAGAGCTCTTTTCGCCGTTATGCCGATGTGCTTGAGAAGTTAGGTTTACCGGTTTTATTAAATTTCTCTTCTATTTATGGCGAAGGGAAAGGCAACTTTGCGGAGATAGAGCCAGTCACAGGACCTAAGGAAGATCAGAAATGGATTGGTATAGCCCCATTTGCCAAACACATAGGCAAGATTTATCCGTTAGAGTTACAGGAGCAAGTTATAGCAC
The Bacteroides caecimuris DNA segment above includes these coding regions:
- the fabF gene encoding beta-ketoacyl-ACP synthase II produces the protein MELKRVVVTGLGAITPVGNSVPEFWENLVNGVSGAGPITHFDASLFKTQFACEVKNFDATKYIDRKEARKMDLYTQYAIAVAKEAVSDSGLDVEKEDLNKIGVIFGAGIGGIHTFEEEVGNYYTRQEMGPKFNPFFIPKMISDIAAGQISIMYGFHGPNYATCSACATSTNAIADAFNLIRLGKANVIVSGGSEAAIFPAGVGGFNAMHALSTRNDEASKASRPFSASRDGFIMGEGGGCLILEELEHAKARGAKIYAEIAGVGMSADAHHLTASHPEGLGAKLVMRNALEDAEMDPKEVDYINVHGTSTPVGDISEAKAIKEVFGDHAFELNISSTKSMTGHLLGAAGAVESIASILAIKNGIVPPTINHEEGDNDENIDYNLNFTFNKAQKREVNVALSNTFGFGGHNACVIFKKYAE
- a CDS encoding DUF4254 domain-containing protein, with amino-acid sequence MTFSNLCNEIFWKSTTDYHVTDSVDAPMNNPYELKTIEYYLYLKNWIDAVQWHFEDIIRDPQIDPVEALTLKRRIDKSNQDRTDLVELIDSYFLDKYKEVKPLSDATINTESPAWAIDRLSILALKIYHMQQEVERTDTTEEHRVQCQTKLNILLEQRKDLSAAIEQLLTDIEAGRKYMKVYKQMKMYNDPALNPVLYAKK
- a CDS encoding ATP-dependent 6-phosphofructokinase — protein: MRIGILTSGGDCPGINATIRGVCKTAINYYGMEVVGIHSGFQGLLTKDVESITDKSLSGLLNLGGTMLGTSREKPFKKGGVVSDVDKPSLILQNIRELGLDCVVCIGGNGTQKTAAKLAAMGINIVSVPKTIDNDIWGTDISFGFDSAVTIATDAIDRLHSTASSHKRVMVIEVMGHKAGWIALYSGMAGGGDVILVPEIAYDIKNIGNTILERLKKGKPYSIVVVAEGIRTDGRKRAAEYIAQEIEYETGIETRETVLGYIQRGGSPTPFDRNLSTRMGGHATELIAKGEFGRMVALKGDDIASIPLEEVAGKLKLVTQDHDLVIQGRRMGICFG
- the rnc gene encoding ribonuclease III; its protein translation is MRVLSSRNTQSNIVLRNKIDKIRLLFRKDKESYLCFYRILGFYPRNIQLYEQALLHKSTSVRSDKGRPLNNERLEFLGDAILDAIVGDIVYKRFEGKREGFLTNTRSKIVQRETLNKLAVEIGLDKLIKYSTRSSSHNSYMYGNAFEAFIGAIYLDQGYERCKQFMEQRIINHYIDLDKISRKEVNFKSKLIEWSQKNKMEVSFELIEQFLDHDSNPVFQTEVRIEGFPAGTGTGYSKKESQQNAAQMAIKKVKDPAFMSTVEEIKTQHVVTTTESKVELATNSDTELATKLENELEAELNVIPETKPENALEENTSDNEISTVQPTMEAGKTSQSKSPCDAPESLNRDLA
- a CDS encoding acyl carrier protein; this translates as MSEIASRVKAIIVDKLGVEESEVTTEASFTNDLGADSLDTVELIMEFEKEFGISIPDDQAEKIGTVGDAVSYIEEHAK
- the pdxB gene encoding 4-phosphoerythronate dehydrogenase PdxB encodes the protein MKIIIDNKIPYIKEAVQKIADEVVYVPGKDFTPELVRDADALIVRTRTHCNRNLLKGSRVKFIATATIGFDHIDTEYCKQADIEWANAPGCNSASVAQYIQSSLLVWKSCRNKKLNKLTIGIIGVGNVGSKIAKVARDFGMRVLLNDLPREEKEGTEQFASLNKIAEECDIITFHVPLYKEGKYKTFHLADENFFQSLKRKPVIINTSRGEVIDTDALLKALDSRTISDAIIDVWEHEPEINRELLEKVFIGTPHIAGYSADGKANATRMSLDAICKFFQIEADYKINAPAPDAPIIHAKNHEEAILQMYNPIEDSTRLKNQPEQFETLRGDYPLRREETAYLIKY
- a CDS encoding glycosyltransferase family 9 protein codes for the protein MARILIIRFSALGDVAMTIPVIHSLAVQYPQHEITVLSRAVWQPLFQGLPANVGFVGADLTGKHKGFWGLNSLYSELKAMHFDYIADFHHVLRSKYLCLRFRLANKTVASICKGRTGKKKLIRRHDKVMENQKSSFRRYADVLEKLGLPVLLNFSSIYGEGKGNFAEIEPVTGPKEDQKWIGIAPFAKHIGKIYPLELQEQVIAHFAANPKVKVFLFGGGKSEQEVFDTWIAKYPTVVSMIGKLNMRTELNLMSHLDVMLSMDSANMHLASLVNIPVVSIWGATHPYAGFMGWKQLPVNTVQLDLSCRPCSVYGQKPCWRGDYACLRDIKPEQVIAKIEGIIS
- the purN gene encoding phosphoribosylglycinamide formyltransferase, which codes for MQSFAHFSLFCASRLRVMKKNIAIFASGSGSNAENIIRFFQKNDSAQVSLVLSNKSDACVLERAHRLGVPSNVFSKEDWIAGDEILAILQEYHIDFVVLAGFLVRVPDLLLHAYPNKIINIHPALLPKFGGKGMYGDRVHEAVVAAGEKESGITIHYINEHYDEGNTIFQATCPVLPTDSPDDVAKKVHALEYEHFPQVIEQVLRNKY